The following proteins come from a genomic window of Pseudomonas sp. J452:
- a CDS encoding sarcosine oxidase subunit alpha: MSQVNRLSRGGRIDRSQLLNFTFNGQTYQGYAGDSLAAALLANGVEIVGRSFKYSRPRGIVAAGAEEPNAVLQIGASEQTQIPNVRATQQALYNGLVANSCNGWPSVNTDLMGILGKVGGQMMPPGFYYKTFMYPSSLWMTYEKYIRKAAGLGRAPTENDPDIYDHVNQHCDVLVIGAGPAGLAAALAAARSGARVILADEQEEFGGSLLETRETLDGKPAADWAGKVIAELAKLANVTLLPRATVNGYHDHNFLTIHQRLTDHLGERAPLGAFAQLQPRQRMHRVRAGRVVLAAGAHERPLVYANNDVPGNMLAGAVSTYVRRYGVAPGKKLVLATNNDYAYRLVLDWLDAGLHVVAVADARNNPRGSWVEEARARGVRILTGSSVIDVRGSKRVEAARVAAIDPLAGKLSSPGEWLDCDLIASSGGYSPVVHLASHLGGKPTWRADILAFVPGEGGFQKRHCAGAVNGVFKLAEVLADGAAAGSKAVSELGFKAIDGELPRAEKRVEEATLALFQVPHDKPTARAPKQFVDLQNDVTAAGIELATREGFESVEHIKRYTALGFGTDQGKLGNINGLAIAARSLGIGISEMGTTMFRPNYTPVTFGAVAGRSVGPLFDAKRYTAMHSWHLKSGAEFEDVGQWKRPWYFPKAGEDLHAAVARECLAVRNSVGILDASTLGKIDIQGPDAREFLNRVYSNAWTKLDVGKARYGLMCKEDGMVFDDGVTACLADNHFLMTTTTGGAARVLQWLELYHQTEWPELKVYFTSVTDHWATMTLSGPNSRKLLAEVTDIDLDKDGFPFMTWKEGLVGGVPARVFRISFTGELSYEVNVQADYALGVWEQLIAAGQKYGLTPYGTETMHVLRAEKGFIIVGQDTDASVTPDDLNMGWCVGRTKPFSWIGWRGMNREDCLREERKQLVGLKPIDPLKVLPEGAQLVFEPKQSIPAKMVGHVTSSYMSAAMGHSFAMAVVKGGLKRMGERVFAPLADGSLIEAEIVSSVFYDPKGERQNI, from the coding sequence ATGAGCCAGGTCAATCGCTTGTCCCGCGGCGGCCGCATCGATCGCAGCCAGCTGCTCAACTTCACCTTCAACGGCCAGACCTACCAGGGTTATGCCGGTGACAGCCTGGCCGCCGCCCTGCTGGCCAACGGCGTGGAAATCGTCGGGCGTAGCTTCAAGTACTCGCGCCCGCGCGGCATCGTCGCCGCCGGCGCCGAGGAGCCCAACGCGGTGCTGCAGATCGGCGCCAGCGAACAGACCCAGATCCCCAACGTGCGCGCCACCCAGCAGGCCCTGTACAACGGCCTGGTGGCCAACAGCTGCAACGGCTGGCCGAGCGTCAACACCGACCTGATGGGCATTCTCGGCAAGGTCGGCGGGCAGATGATGCCGCCCGGCTTCTACTACAAGACCTTCATGTACCCCTCCTCGCTGTGGATGACCTACGAGAAGTACATCCGCAAGGCCGCCGGCCTGGGCCGCGCGCCTACCGAGAACGATCCGGACATCTATGACCACGTCAACCAGCACTGCGACGTGCTGGTGATCGGCGCCGGCCCGGCCGGCCTGGCCGCCGCCCTCGCCGCCGCACGCAGCGGAGCACGGGTGATCCTCGCCGACGAGCAGGAAGAGTTCGGCGGCAGCCTGCTGGAGACCCGCGAGACCCTCGACGGCAAACCGGCCGCCGACTGGGCCGGCAAAGTCATCGCCGAGCTGGCCAAACTGGCCAACGTGACCCTGCTGCCGCGCGCCACGGTCAACGGCTACCACGACCACAACTTCCTCACCATCCACCAGCGCCTCACCGACCACCTCGGCGAGCGCGCCCCGCTCGGCGCCTTCGCCCAGCTGCAGCCGCGCCAGCGCATGCACCGCGTGCGTGCCGGCCGCGTGGTGCTGGCCGCCGGCGCCCACGAGCGGCCGCTGGTGTACGCCAACAACGACGTGCCGGGCAACATGCTGGCCGGCGCCGTGTCCACCTATGTACGCCGCTACGGCGTGGCCCCGGGCAAGAAACTGGTGCTGGCCACCAACAACGACTACGCCTACCGCCTGGTGCTCGACTGGCTGGATGCCGGCCTGCACGTGGTGGCCGTCGCCGATGCGCGCAACAACCCGCGCGGCAGCTGGGTCGAGGAAGCCCGCGCACGTGGCGTGCGCATCCTCACCGGCAGTTCGGTGATCGACGTGCGTGGCAGCAAGCGCGTGGAAGCGGCGCGGGTCGCCGCCATCGACCCGCTCGCCGGCAAGCTGAGCAGCCCCGGCGAATGGCTGGACTGCGACCTGATCGCCAGCTCCGGCGGCTACAGCCCGGTGGTGCACCTGGCCTCGCACCTGGGCGGCAAGCCGACCTGGCGCGCCGACATCCTGGCCTTCGTGCCCGGCGAAGGCGGCTTCCAGAAGCGCCACTGCGCCGGTGCGGTGAACGGAGTGTTCAAGCTCGCCGAGGTGCTCGCCGATGGCGCTGCCGCCGGCAGCAAGGCGGTCAGCGAACTGGGCTTCAAGGCCATCGACGGCGAACTGCCGCGCGCCGAGAAACGCGTCGAGGAAGCCACCCTGGCGCTGTTCCAGGTGCCCCACGACAAGCCCACGGCGCGTGCACCCAAGCAGTTCGTCGACCTGCAGAACGACGTCACCGCGGCCGGCATCGAGCTGGCCACCCGCGAGGGCTTCGAGTCGGTCGAGCACATCAAGCGCTACACCGCCCTCGGCTTCGGCACCGACCAGGGCAAGCTGGGCAACATCAACGGTCTGGCCATCGCCGCCCGCTCGCTGGGCATCGGTATCTCCGAGATGGGCACCACCATGTTCCGCCCCAACTACACCCCGGTGACCTTCGGCGCCGTGGCCGGGCGCAGCGTCGGCCCGCTGTTCGATGCCAAGCGCTACACCGCCATGCACAGCTGGCACCTGAAAAGTGGCGCCGAGTTCGAGGACGTCGGCCAGTGGAAACGCCCCTGGTACTTCCCCAAGGCCGGTGAAGACCTGCACGCCGCCGTGGCCCGCGAGTGCCTGGCGGTGCGCAACAGCGTCGGCATCCTCGATGCCTCGACCCTGGGCAAGATCGACATCCAGGGCCCGGACGCGCGCGAGTTCCTCAACCGCGTGTACAGCAACGCCTGGACCAAGCTCGACGTGGGCAAGGCGCGCTACGGCCTGATGTGCAAGGAAGACGGCATGGTCTTCGACGACGGCGTGACCGCCTGCCTGGCCGACAACCACTTCCTGATGACCACCACCACCGGCGGCGCCGCCCGCGTGCTGCAGTGGCTGGAGCTGTACCACCAGACCGAATGGCCGGAGCTGAAGGTGTACTTCACCTCGGTCACCGACCACTGGGCGACCATGACCCTGTCCGGCCCGAACAGCCGCAAGCTGCTGGCCGAGGTCACCGACATCGATCTGGACAAGGACGGCTTCCCCTTCATGACCTGGAAGGAAGGCCTGGTCGGCGGCGTACCGGCGCGGGTGTTCCGCATCTCCTTCACCGGCGAGCTGAGCTACGAAGTCAACGTGCAGGCCGACTACGCCCTGGGCGTCTGGGAGCAGCTGATCGCCGCCGGCCAGAAGTACGGCCTGACCCCCTACGGCACCGAGACCATGCACGTGCTGCGCGCCGAGAAGGGTTTCATCATCGTCGGCCAGGACACCGATGCCTCGGTGACCCCGGACGACCTCAACATGGGCTGGTGCGTCGGCCGCACTAAACCTTTCTCCTGGATCGGCTGGCGCGGCATGAACCGCGAGGACTGCCTGCGCGAAGAGCGCAAGCAGCTGGTCGGCCTCAAGCCGATCGACCCGCTCAAGGTGCTGCCGGAAGGCGCCCAGCTGGTGTTCGAGCCCAAGCAGAGCATCCCGGCGAAGATGGTCGGCCACGTCACCTCCAGCTACATGAGCGCGGCCATGGGCCACAGCTTCGCCATGGCGGTGGTCAAGGGCGGTCTCAAGCGCATGGGCGAGCGGGTCTTCGCACCGCTGGCGGACGGCAGCCTGATCGAGGCGGAAATCGTCAGCTCGGTGTTCTACGACCCCAAAGGCGAGCGGCAGAACATCTGA
- a CDS encoding sarcosine oxidase subunit delta, whose amino-acid sequence MLHIFCPHCGELRSEEEFHAAGQAHIPRPLDPNACSDEEWGDYLFFRDNPRGLHHELWLHAAGCRKYFNATRHTISYEIVETYKIGERPSVTEAAGSEKKSVAQGVTA is encoded by the coding sequence ATGCTGCACATCTTCTGCCCCCACTGTGGCGAACTGCGCTCCGAAGAGGAATTCCATGCCGCCGGCCAGGCGCACATTCCCCGGCCGCTCGACCCGAATGCCTGCAGCGACGAGGAATGGGGCGACTACCTGTTCTTCCGCGACAACCCGCGCGGCCTGCACCACGAGCTGTGGCTGCACGCGGCCGGCTGCCGCAAGTACTTCAACGCCACCCGCCACACCATCAGCTACGAGATTGTCGAGACCTACAAGATCGGCGAACGGCCCAGCGTCACCGAGGCCGCCGGTAGCGAGAAGAAATCCGTCGCCCAAGGAGTCACGGCATGA
- a CDS encoding sarcosine oxidase subunit beta, whose amino-acid sequence MQRYSGFGLFKHSLSHHENWQRMWRTPTPKPLYDVIIVGGGGHGLATAYYLAKEFGVTNVAVVEKGWLGGGNTARNTTIVRSNYLWDESAQLYEHAMKLWEGLSQDLNYNVMYSPRGVYNLCHTLQDMRDAERRVSANRLNGIDGELLDTKQVEAEIPYLDCSKNTRYPIMGATIQRRGGVARHDAVAWGYARGADALGVDLLQNTEVIGFRKQDGVVIGVETNRGFIGAKRVGVVTAGNSGHMAKLAGFRLPIESHPLQALVSEPIKPIIDSVIMSNAVHGYISQSDKGDLVIGAGIDGYNGYGQRGSYGTIEHTLQAIVEMFPVLSRVRMNRQWGGIVDTSPDACPIISKTPVKNLFFNCGWGTGGFKATPGSGHVFAASLAKGEMHPLAKPFAIERFHTGALIDEHGAAAVAH is encoded by the coding sequence ATGCAACGTTATTCCGGCTTCGGCCTGTTCAAGCACTCCCTCAGCCACCACGAGAACTGGCAGCGCATGTGGCGCACGCCGACGCCCAAGCCGCTGTACGACGTGATCATCGTCGGCGGTGGCGGCCACGGCCTGGCCACCGCCTACTACCTGGCCAAGGAGTTCGGCGTGACCAACGTGGCGGTGGTCGAGAAGGGCTGGCTGGGCGGCGGCAACACCGCGCGCAACACCACCATCGTGCGCTCCAACTACCTGTGGGACGAGTCGGCGCAGCTCTACGAACACGCCATGAAGCTGTGGGAAGGCCTGTCCCAGGACCTCAACTACAACGTCATGTACTCGCCGCGCGGGGTCTACAACCTCTGCCACACCCTGCAGGACATGCGCGACGCCGAGCGCCGGGTCAGCGCCAACCGCCTCAACGGCATCGATGGCGAGCTGCTCGATACCAAACAGGTCGAGGCGGAAATCCCCTACCTCGACTGCAGCAAGAACACCCGCTACCCGATCATGGGCGCGACCATCCAGCGCCGCGGCGGCGTGGCCCGGCATGACGCCGTGGCCTGGGGCTATGCCCGCGGCGCCGACGCCCTGGGTGTCGACCTGCTGCAGAACACCGAAGTGATCGGCTTCCGCAAGCAGGACGGCGTGGTCATCGGCGTGGAAACCAACCGCGGCTTTATCGGCGCCAAGCGCGTCGGCGTGGTCACCGCCGGCAACTCCGGGCACATGGCCAAGCTCGCCGGCTTCCGCCTGCCGATCGAATCGCACCCGCTGCAGGCGCTGGTCTCCGAGCCGATCAAGCCGATCATCGACAGCGTGATCATGTCCAACGCCGTGCACGGCTACATCAGCCAGTCGGACAAGGGCGACCTGGTCATCGGTGCCGGTATCGACGGCTACAACGGCTACGGCCAGCGCGGCTCCTACGGCACCATCGAGCACACCCTGCAGGCCATCGTCGAGATGTTCCCGGTGCTCTCGCGGGTCCGCATGAACCGCCAGTGGGGCGGCATCGTCGACACCAGCCCGGACGCCTGCCCGATCATTTCCAAGACCCCGGTGAAGAACCTGTTCTTCAACTGCGGCTGGGGCACCGGCGGCTTCAAGGCCACCCCCGGCTCCGGCCACGTGTTCGCCGCCAGCCTGGCCAAGGGCGAGATGCACCCGCTGGCCAAGCCCTTCGCCATCGAACGTTTCCACACCGGCGCACTGATCGACGAGCACGGCGCCGCTGCCGTGGCTCACTAA
- a CDS encoding serine hydroxymethyltransferase, with protein MFSKQDQIQGYDDELLAAIDAEEARQEHHIELIASENYTSKRVMQAQGSGLTNKYAEGYPGKRYYGGCEHVDKVEAMAIARAKQLFGADYANVQPHSGSSANSAVYLALINAGDIILGMSLAHGGHLTHGAKVSSSGKLYNAVQYGIDTTSGLIDYDEVERLAVEHQPKMIVAGFSAYSKTLDFPRFRAIADKVGALLFVDMAHVAGLVAAGLYPNPIPFADVVTTTTHKTLRGPRGGLILAKANEEIEKKLNAAVFPGAQGGPLMHVIAAKAVCFKEALEPGFKTYQQQVIDNAQAMAKVFIQRGYDVVSGGTDNHLFLVSLIKQGITGKDADAALGRTGITVNKNAVPNDPQSPFVTSGLRIGTPAITTRGLKVEQSVELAGWICDILDHLGDADVEAQVARQVAGLCADYPVYR; from the coding sequence ATGTTCAGCAAGCAAGACCAGATCCAGGGTTACGACGACGAACTGCTCGCCGCCATCGACGCCGAAGAGGCGCGCCAGGAACACCACATCGAGCTGATCGCCTCGGAGAACTACACCAGCAAGCGCGTCATGCAGGCCCAGGGCAGCGGGCTGACCAACAAGTACGCCGAGGGCTACCCGGGCAAGCGCTACTACGGTGGCTGCGAGCATGTGGACAAGGTCGAGGCCATGGCCATCGCGCGCGCCAAGCAGCTGTTCGGCGCCGACTACGCCAACGTCCAGCCGCACTCCGGCTCCTCGGCCAACTCGGCCGTGTACCTGGCGCTGATCAATGCTGGCGATATCATCCTCGGCATGAGCCTGGCCCACGGCGGCCACCTGACCCACGGCGCCAAGGTGTCGTCCTCCGGCAAGCTGTACAACGCCGTGCAGTACGGCATCGACACCACCAGCGGGCTGATCGACTACGACGAAGTCGAGCGCCTGGCCGTGGAGCACCAGCCGAAGATGATCGTCGCCGGCTTCAGCGCCTACTCCAAGACCCTCGACTTCCCACGTTTCCGCGCCATCGCCGACAAGGTCGGTGCGCTGCTGTTCGTCGATATGGCCCACGTCGCCGGCCTGGTCGCCGCTGGCCTGTACCCCAACCCGATTCCCTTCGCCGACGTGGTCACCACCACCACCCACAAGACCCTGCGCGGCCCGCGCGGCGGCCTGATCCTGGCCAAGGCCAACGAAGAGATCGAGAAGAAGCTCAACGCCGCGGTGTTCCCCGGCGCCCAGGGCGGCCCGCTGATGCACGTGATCGCGGCCAAGGCGGTGTGCTTCAAGGAGGCCCTGGAGCCCGGCTTCAAGACCTACCAGCAGCAGGTGATCGACAACGCCCAGGCGATGGCCAAGGTGTTTATCCAGCGCGGCTACGACGTGGTCTCCGGCGGCACCGACAACCACCTGTTCCTAGTCAGCCTGATCAAACAGGGCATCACCGGCAAGGACGCCGACGCGGCCCTCGGCCGTACCGGCATCACGGTGAACAAGAACGCCGTGCCCAACGACCCGCAGTCGCCCTTCGTCACCTCCGGCCTGCGCATCGGCACCCCGGCCATCACCACTCGCGGCCTCAAGGTCGAGCAGAGCGTGGAACTGGCTGGCTGGATCTGCGACATCCTCGACCACCTCGGCGATGCCGACGTCGAAGCCCAGGTGGCCCGCCAGGTCGCCGGCCTCTGCGCCGACTATCCGGTCTACCGCTAA
- the fusA gene encoding elongation factor G: MASYSVQDIRTVALVGQGDSGKTSLVEALLQRSGAIAVQGTLERGDTVCDFDPLEREYRHSLASALAHCSHAGAELNLIDTPGYPDFIGQAIAALAAVETALVVVNAQNGIELSTRRMMALAGERGLCRLLVVNKIDAERIDLPGLLADLREAFGKEVLPLNLPAAGASQVVDCFFEPAGEADFSSVEAAHQALVDQVVEVDEELMARYLEQGEISPQELHAPFERALREGHLIPLCFVSARSGAGVGELLDILARLAPNPTEGNPPLFLKGEGAAAKPFRAQPDPQQHVLAHVFKVVLDPFVGKLGIFRVYQGTLLRDMQLFIGDGRKPFKLGHLLRLQGKRYEEVNRLVPGDFGALSKVDDVEFDAVLHDSHDEDQIHLKPLDFPAPMQGLAIEARRRGDEQRIAEVLGRLQAEDPCVKLDYHPATQETVLRGMGELHLRYLLDRLAGTYKLEVATRPPRVPYRETISHAAEGHSRHKKQSGGAGQFGEVFLRVEPLPRGAGFEFVDAVKGGVIPGQFIPSVEKGVRSVLESGPLAGYPVADVKVTVHDGKSHAVDSKDIAFQAAGRKAMLDALRAGGCLVLEPIVAIEVSAPEARLGDITTDLIGRRGQVLGTDSLSQGLALIRGQVPLAELEGYAGRLKSITAGQGAYSILLSHYSNVPHEVQQRLAGAYKAVQEED; encoded by the coding sequence ATGGCCAGTTATTCGGTGCAAGACATTCGCACGGTCGCCCTGGTCGGGCAGGGCGACAGCGGCAAGACCAGCCTGGTCGAGGCGCTGCTGCAGCGCAGCGGCGCGATCGCCGTCCAGGGCACCTTGGAGCGCGGCGACACGGTCTGCGACTTCGACCCGCTGGAGCGCGAATACCGCCACTCCCTGGCCTCGGCGCTGGCCCATTGCAGCCATGCCGGCGCCGAGCTCAACCTGATCGACACCCCCGGCTACCCCGACTTCATCGGCCAGGCCATCGCCGCCCTGGCGGCAGTGGAGACCGCGCTGGTGGTGGTCAACGCGCAGAACGGCATCGAGCTGAGCACCCGACGGATGATGGCCCTGGCCGGCGAGCGCGGGCTGTGCCGGCTGCTGGTGGTGAACAAGATCGATGCCGAGCGGATCGACCTGCCCGGCCTGCTCGCCGACCTGCGCGAGGCTTTCGGCAAGGAGGTGCTGCCGCTCAACCTGCCGGCCGCGGGCGCCAGCCAGGTGGTGGACTGCTTCTTCGAACCGGCCGGGGAGGCCGACTTCTCCTCGGTGGAGGCGGCGCACCAGGCGCTGGTCGACCAGGTGGTGGAGGTCGACGAGGAGCTGATGGCGCGCTACCTGGAGCAGGGCGAGATCAGCCCGCAAGAGCTGCACGCACCCTTCGAACGGGCCCTGCGCGAGGGCCATCTGATCCCCCTGTGCTTTGTCTCGGCGCGCAGCGGCGCCGGCGTCGGCGAGCTGCTCGACATCCTCGCCCGGCTCGCGCCCAACCCCACGGAAGGCAACCCGCCGCTGTTCCTCAAGGGCGAGGGCGCCGCGGCCAAGCCCTTTCGTGCGCAGCCCGACCCGCAGCAACATGTGCTGGCCCACGTGTTCAAGGTGGTGCTGGACCCCTTCGTCGGCAAGCTCGGCATCTTCCGCGTGTACCAGGGCACCCTGCTGCGCGACATGCAGCTGTTCATCGGCGATGGCCGCAAGCCGTTCAAACTCGGCCACCTGCTGCGTCTGCAGGGCAAACGCTACGAGGAGGTGAACCGGCTGGTTCCCGGCGATTTCGGCGCCCTGAGCAAGGTCGACGACGTCGAGTTCGACGCGGTGCTGCACGACTCCCATGACGAGGACCAGATCCACCTCAAGCCGTTGGACTTCCCCGCGCCGATGCAGGGCCTGGCCATCGAGGCCCGGCGCCGCGGCGACGAGCAGCGCATCGCCGAAGTGCTTGGCCGCCTGCAGGCCGAAGACCCCTGCGTCAAGCTCGACTACCACCCGGCCACCCAGGAAACGGTGCTGCGCGGCATGGGTGAACTGCACCTGCGCTACCTGCTCGATCGCCTGGCCGGCACCTACAAGCTGGAGGTGGCGACGCGCCCGCCGCGCGTACCCTACCGGGAAACCATCAGCCACGCTGCCGAAGGCCATAGCCGGCACAAGAAGCAGAGTGGCGGCGCGGGCCAGTTCGGCGAGGTGTTCCTGCGTGTCGAGCCGTTGCCGCGCGGCGCCGGCTTCGAGTTCGTCGATGCGGTGAAGGGCGGGGTGATCCCCGGGCAATTCATCCCCTCGGTGGAGAAGGGCGTGCGCTCGGTGCTGGAAAGCGGCCCGCTGGCCGGCTACCCGGTGGCGGACGTGAAAGTCACCGTGCACGACGGCAAGAGCCACGCGGTGGACTCCAAGGACATCGCCTTCCAGGCCGCCGGGCGCAAGGCCATGCTCGATGCCCTGCGCGCAGGTGGCTGCCTGGTACTGGAGCCGATCGTGGCGATCGAGGTGAGCGCCCCCGAGGCCCGCCTCGGCGACATCACCACCGACCTGATCGGCCGGCGCGGCCAGGTGCTCGGCACTGACTCGCTGTCCCAGGGCCTGGCTCTGATCCGCGGCCAGGTGCCGCTGGCCGAACTGGAAGGCTATGCCGGCCGGCTCAAGTCGATCACCGCCGGGCAGGGCGCCTACAGCATCCTGCTCAGCCACTACAGCAACGTGCCGCACGAGGTGCAGCAGCGCCTGGCCGGGGCCTACAAGGCGGTGCAGGAAGAAGACTGA
- the gbcB gene encoding glycine-betaine demethylase subunit GbcB: MTNFLNPVTTQTWSNGRHLVRCVKAIQETSDVRTFCFMADQPMVFFFKPGQFVTLELQIDGVPTMRSYTISSSPSVPYSFSLTIKRVPGGKVSNWLHDNLKEGDVLPVHGPVGLFNAIDFPADKVLFLSGGVGITPVMSMARWFFDTNGAVDMVFVHSARAPKDIIYHRELRHMASRIDNFKLHLICEKYEIGETWSGYRGYLNQPMLQLIAPDFMEREIFCCGPTPYMAAIKRLLEGNGFDMRRYHEEAFGPTPQAIREEAQEHAAQAIEAAEAPAGSLKLVDFTGTGKSIRVGAGETVHAAAAKLGLHIPKACGMGICGTCKVLKTSGEVSMEHNGGITDEDVAEGYILSCCSVPQSDVAIDY; this comes from the coding sequence ATGACCAATTTCCTCAATCCGGTGACCACCCAGACCTGGAGCAATGGCCGCCACCTGGTGCGCTGCGTCAAGGCCATCCAGGAAACCTCGGATGTACGCACCTTCTGCTTCATGGCCGACCAGCCGATGGTGTTCTTCTTCAAGCCGGGGCAGTTCGTCACCCTGGAACTGCAGATCGACGGCGTGCCGACCATGCGCTCCTACACCATCTCCAGCTCGCCCTCGGTGCCCTACAGCTTCTCCCTGACCATCAAGCGCGTGCCCGGCGGCAAGGTTTCCAACTGGCTGCACGACAACCTCAAGGAGGGTGACGTGCTGCCGGTGCACGGCCCGGTCGGACTGTTCAACGCCATCGACTTCCCGGCGGACAAGGTGCTGTTCCTCTCTGGCGGCGTCGGTATCACCCCGGTGATGTCCATGGCGCGCTGGTTCTTCGACACCAACGGCGCCGTCGACATGGTCTTCGTGCACAGCGCGCGGGCGCCGAAGGACATCATCTACCACCGCGAACTGCGCCACATGGCCTCGCGCATCGACAACTTCAAGCTGCACCTGATCTGCGAGAAGTACGAGATCGGCGAGACCTGGTCCGGCTACCGCGGCTACCTCAACCAGCCGATGCTGCAGCTGATCGCGCCGGACTTCATGGAGCGGGAGATCTTCTGCTGCGGGCCGACGCCCTACATGGCGGCGATCAAGCGCCTGCTGGAGGGCAACGGCTTCGACATGCGCCGCTACCACGAGGAGGCCTTCGGCCCCACCCCGCAGGCGATCCGCGAGGAAGCCCAGGAGCACGCGGCGCAAGCAATCGAGGCCGCCGAAGCACCGGCCGGCTCGCTCAAGCTGGTGGACTTCACCGGCACCGGCAAGAGCATCCGCGTCGGCGCCGGCGAGACCGTGCACGCCGCCGCCGCCAAGCTCGGCCTGCACATCCCCAAGGCCTGCGGCATGGGAATCTGCGGCACCTGCAAGGTGCTCAAGACCAGCGGCGAAGTGAGCATGGAGCACAACGGCGGGATCACCGACGAAGACGTCGCCGAAGGCTACATCCTGTCCTGCTGCAGCGTGCCGCAAAGCGACGTGGCCATCGACTACTGA
- the gbcA gene encoding glycine-betaine demethylase subunit GbcA encodes MDSTTLSLGDPLEPARKATAEMLQSRERTFSLPQPFYNDERLFQIDMQEIFHKEWLIAGMTCEIPGKGNYLTLQIGANPIIVIRGAEGTVHAFHNVCRHRGSRLCTSDKGKVAKLVCPYHQWTYEIDGRLLFAGTEMGADFDLKDYSLKPVNCKTAGGYIFISLAENPPAIDDFLATLGHYMEPYDMENTKVAVQTTLMEKANWKLVLENNRECYHCNGSHPELLNTLLEWDDVTDPRATQAFKDQVAECTSRWDRDNIPYAHASFGLRNRIVRMPLLKGTVSMTMDGKQGSKKLMGRITDPDLGSMRILHLPHSWNHCMGDHLIVFTVWPISAQETMVTTKWLVHKDAVEGVDYDIARLREVWDATNDQDRRLAEENQRGINSTAYQPGPYSKTYEFGVVNFIDWYSERLLNNLGAESATHLRQVND; translated from the coding sequence ATGGATAGCACCACCCTGAGCCTGGGCGACCCACTGGAGCCTGCACGCAAGGCCACCGCCGAGATGCTGCAAAGCCGCGAACGCACCTTCTCCCTGCCGCAGCCGTTCTACAACGACGAGCGCCTGTTCCAGATCGACATGCAGGAGATCTTCCACAAGGAATGGCTGATCGCCGGCATGACCTGCGAGATCCCCGGCAAGGGCAACTACCTGACCCTGCAGATCGGCGCCAACCCGATCATCGTCATCCGCGGCGCCGAAGGCACCGTGCACGCCTTCCACAACGTCTGCCGCCATCGCGGCTCGCGCCTGTGCACCAGCGACAAGGGCAAGGTGGCCAAGCTGGTCTGCCCCTACCACCAGTGGACCTACGAGATCGACGGCCGCCTGCTGTTCGCTGGCACCGAGATGGGTGCCGACTTCGACCTCAAGGACTACAGCCTGAAGCCGGTCAACTGCAAGACCGCCGGTGGCTACATCTTCATCAGCCTGGCCGAGAACCCGCCGGCGATCGACGACTTCCTCGCCACCCTGGGCCATTACATGGAGCCCTACGACATGGAGAACACCAAGGTGGCGGTGCAGACCACCTTGATGGAGAAGGCCAACTGGAAACTGGTGCTGGAGAACAACCGTGAGTGCTACCACTGCAACGGTTCGCACCCGGAACTGCTGAATACCCTGCTGGAGTGGGACGACGTCACCGACCCGCGCGCGACCCAGGCCTTCAAGGACCAGGTGGCCGAGTGCACCTCGCGCTGGGACCGCGACAACATTCCCTACGCCCATGCCAGCTTCGGCCTGCGCAACCGCATCGTGCGCATGCCGCTGCTCAAGGGCACCGTGTCCATGACCATGGACGGTAAACAGGGCAGCAAGAAGCTGATGGGCCGGATCACCGACCCGGACCTCGGTTCGATGCGCATCCTGCACCTGCCGCATTCGTGGAACCACTGCATGGGCGATCACCTGATCGTGTTCACCGTGTGGCCGATCAGCGCCCAGGAAACCATGGTCACCACCAAGTGGCTGGTGCACAAGGACGCGGTGGAAGGCGTGGACTACGACATCGCCCGCCTGCGCGAAGTGTGGGATGCGACCAACGACCAGGATCGGCGCCTGGCCGAGGAAAACCAGCGCGGTATCAACTCCACCGCCTACCAGCCGGGCCCCTACTCGAAGACCTACGAGTTCGGCGTGGTCAACTTCATCGACTGGTACAGCGAGCGCCTGCTGAACAACCTCGGCGCCGAGTCGGCAACCCATCTGCGCCAGGTCAACGATTGA